TTAGGATTGAAAGCCATAAATAGCTCAACTATGGTAGATATAATTTACCAAAAGATTAAGTGAAAAATTGTCTACAGAATAACTGGTAAACTGAATTGCCAACACAGAAAtgcataattttctttttattctttttggtgtttgtttgcaaatatgtgtgtgtgttaatatgatGTGTAACATATAACAATGAATAAACCATAGTTTAAAGTTATACGTAAATAAGTGTTGATACATGTGGAGTGTAGAAACATACATAAGCAGATACTTGCAAGACTGTTGAGACAACTTTTATCTCTTTTGTTTCAGAATTCTTCTGAACACTATGGAGCaccaaaaaaatgttaaacCAAACTTCAAACCAAAATATCCTTATTCCTCTTTATATACATTATAgttataatttaatttgacataTTATACAAAGAAAGTGTTACTgtttatcttttaaaaatccACTGGAACAAATAAAGTCAAGTTTAAATGCACCACACCATCAAACACTATATTTCTGACTTAAGGTTTCTACTAGGATATGCATATTTGGCTTATTTGTTgagtaaatgaaagaaaataaatgctaaGTAAAATATTACTAAAATGCTCACCTCACCAAATTCTTGTAAATCAATTTAGCAGTTTCAATGTAGGGACTTATGATATCTTCATACTGGCAAAGTTCACCACCCAGTACAATGTGCTTAAACAGTCTAAACAGAAACTCCTGGCGGTCACATGGACTGACCACATTATAATGATCAGAGTCCTCCTCAAGCAACATCTGAACACATTGCATATCTTTTGTTTGAACAGTATTAACCCACACTTAGTAAGATCAGATGAAATGATCCAAATAGCGAATGTTTATTACCATTCTCAACTCATCAAAGTCAGGATGTACTTCATGGTAGCATTTGACAATATGGCCAGAAGGATGCACAATTCCACTAGAGAAGATTGGATCAAATATGTCCACAGACACTTTAGTGCAAGGAACAACTTCCACATCCACATGCGTAATTTCATTGCCtatttaagagaaaataaagacaaggatatatgtgtataatatatttataaatttcAGTAtatcacacatttttaaattttaattaatattatttcacTTCTGTCTTGGTTTAGTTGATGTATATGTTTTACACTgcaactgttttatttatttttaaggttaTTTTAACTCTATTAACTAATGtagatgttttattatattactTTTAACCCAAGGTTCTTATTTGTGTTATTTGCTGCCCagtatcttttattttttacttggtTATATGGTAAATGAGGTCTCTAATTCAATGTATTTCTGAGTATAAATAAAAGTTGTATTAggctttacaaaaacaattaatcTATATTTAAACCTAGTTGTACATTTGTGACAATACAAGCCTACCTAGAGTTATCCATACACCAGAGGTGTTCAGCATCTTTAAGTACTTTTTAACACAGGGATCCTGAAagaaatgctaaataaaaagGCACATAAAACACTTAAGATAATAATCACACATCCACATTCatgatttgaataaaataagAATGCAGAACTCACCAAAGCAAACTCATTCTTTCTATAAGCCTGAAATGTTTGGTCAAAGTTAAAGGCTTGAGCAGAAATTCTCTCCAACATGGACCTAATATAATAGGCAAAAataacagaatgtttcagacagaggtctttcaaaacctgtgcaagcaaagtgcttctgaagttccagtgaaaccagtttatgttgTAAAAAAGTAGATG
This is a stretch of genomic DNA from Electrophorus electricus isolate fEleEle1 chromosome 6, fEleEle1.pri, whole genome shotgun sequence. It encodes these proteins:
- the cfap300 gene encoding cilia- and flagella-associated protein 300 isoform X2, whose protein sequence is MAEETHCFEQTYTFNLLSNKHFTFLRDSHTSGLLMKWSMLERISAQAFNFDQTFQAYRKNEFALDPCVKKYLKMLNTSGVWITLGNEITHVDVEVVPCTKVSVDIFDPIFSSGIVHPSGHIVKCYHEVHPDFDELRMMLLEEDSDHYNVVSPCDRQEFLFRLFKHIVLGGELCQYEDIISPYIETAKLIYKNLVSVQKNSETKEIKVVSTVLQVSAYDGNGIYYPSGRDNEQTFAYLCIDPFKRHVYVLYHSFGVGLFSDNSLLCS
- the cfap300 gene encoding cilia- and flagella-associated protein 300 isoform X1; amino-acid sequence: MAEETHCFEQTYTFNLLSNKHFTFLRDSHTSGLLMKWSMLERISAQAFNFDQTFQAYRKNEFALHFFQDPCVKKYLKMLNTSGVWITLGNEITHVDVEVVPCTKVSVDIFDPIFSSGIVHPSGHIVKCYHEVHPDFDELRMMLLEEDSDHYNVVSPCDRQEFLFRLFKHIVLGGELCQYEDIISPYIETAKLIYKNLVSVQKNSETKEIKVVSTVLQVSAYDGNGIYYPSGRDNEQTFAYLCIDPFKRHVYVLYHSFGVGLFSDNSLLCS